One genomic window of Medicago truncatula cultivar Jemalong A17 chromosome 1, MtrunA17r5.0-ANR, whole genome shotgun sequence includes the following:
- the LOC11423949 gene encoding uncharacterized protein, whose protein sequence is MAKSSSSSSNSENSGGELLCVGTLEIATPKPVGFLCGSIPVPTDNSFHSALLPTPQTVNAPRYRYRMLPTQTDLNTPPLLPVGSAVHSNTSAGGGGDFPWESTAVASNFARKCEALAVSGFVDYGDEIDIIAPADILKQIFKMPYSKARLSIAVHRIGDTLVLNTGPDIEEGEKLIRRHNNQSKCADQSLFLNFAMHSVRMEACDCPPTHHVPSEDQSNSSVFPGNTPHIVVQNDDVVQSEGYNCHSDYSQVGQDSLFWGSKKSRRNKSHPVNKVSQVGEKPRSSMKESEKQRNVGNDSFLRVLFWQFHNFRMLLGSDLLLFSNEKYVAVSLHLWDVTRQVTPLTWLDAWLDNVMASVPELAICYHHNGVVQGYELLKTDDIFLLKGISEDGTPAFHPYVVQQNGLSVLRFLQDNCKQDPGAYWLYKGAGEDDIQLFDLSVIPKNHSSNSSDDASSSMPSLISGGRSDAVYSLGILLYRIAHRLSLSMAAKNRARCVRFFRQCLEFLDDSDHLAVRAIAHEQFARLILNYDDELKLTPESLAVECELSVTEAKESSLDGENSNSELVAHEMFDVHADGKSGEHVKITEHLESGGPAKMVSEAHNPVSGELIPVGNTELSNQRGVEPCLSSDVRSSVREVCPVSPPVVQTVADPISSKLAAVHHVSQAIKSLRWMRQIQSSEPEMMDQLNNNHDSPSSPFNVSVCACGDSDCIEVCDIREWLPTSKLDHKLWKLVLLLGESYLALAEAYKEDGQLYQALKVIQLSCSVYGSMPSHLEDTKFISSMASYSSLQRKHINMNENVTWLDDKEDETYIERKSSTYLFWAKAWALVGDVKIEFHRIKGKEISTEDLTKPATRELRMSSEVVKEVKRLKKKLVQLNQNCSSCSLVNCSCQSDRASSGNSASSSSVEVTMTYGRKHSKRLSSKTANHLPARDSGDEFVQNKESRKDSDTEDFEHSNYGGDLTETLENNRTGVESSAAMKSRNVEGSSEMDKSCSSVVSQTELNSRETGKAKIGGIFEYLAEPLVGDAEHNLLASLKCYEEARKALFKLPSGLSELQSVIKKKGWVCNELGRIRIENKELHKAELAFSDAIDAFREVSDHTNIILINCNLGHGKRALAEEMISKMDNLKQHNIFQIAYNHALETAKLEYKESLRYYGAARLELNAIKDDADTGTNGLRNEVHTQFAHTYLRLGMLLARENTTAEVYENVSSEKTHLTHTNSHGRKAKKDLRKHEISANEAIREALSVYESLGELRKQEAAYAYFQLACYQRDCCLKFMNSSSKRNALAKGENSMVQRIKQYASLAERNWQKAMDFYGPKTHSNMYLTILMERSALSFSVSSHLHSNVMLESALAHMLEGRHVSDRNADTFSTSYPELHAKYWRQLQGLLKKMLATVLSSSANKSLCQPSSTSSKFGDSQKIKELYKMSLKGTDMVQLHTMHTLWTT, encoded by the exons ATGGCGAAGTCATCTTCATCGTCGTCGAACTCTGAAAATTCCGGCGGCGAGCTTCTTTGCGTGGGAACGTTAGAAATCGCGACTCCGAAACCCGTTGGTTTCCTATGCGGCTCAATCCCCGTTCCCACCGATAACTCTTTTCATTCCGCTCTTCTCCCAACTCCACAAACAGTGAATGCTCCGCGTTACCGCTACCGGATGCTGCCGACTCAAACTGACCTCAATACGCCACCGCTTCTTCCTGTTGGTTCTGCTGTTCACTCTAACACCTCCGCCGGAGGAGGAGGAG ATTTCCCATGGGAAAGCACTGCTGTTGCATCAAATTTCGCTAGAAAATGTGAGGCCCTTGCAGTGTCTGGTTTTGTCGACTATGGCGATGAGATTGACATAATTGCTCCAGCAGACATTTTGAAGCAGATATTTAAAATGCCATATTCCAAGGCTCGACTATCAATTGCTGTTCATCGCATCGGTGATACTCTTGTTTTGAATACTGG GCCAGATATTGAAGAGGGTGAAAAGTTGATTAGGAGACATAATAATCAATCAAAATGTGCAGATCAatctttatttttgaattttgctaTGCATTCAGTAAGAATGGAAGCTTGTGATTGTCCACCAACTCATCATGTTCCATCAGAAGATCAATCAAATTCTTCCGTTTTTCCTGGAAACACACCCCATATTGTGGTACAGAATGATGATGTTGTACAATCTGAAGGATACAATTGCCATTCTGACTACTCACAGGTCGGACAAGACAGCTTATTTTGGGGAAGCAAGAAGAGTAGGAGAAATAAGAGTCATCCAGTTAATAAGGTGTCACAAGTCGGTGAAAAACCCAGATCATCAATGAAAGAGTCTGAAAAACAGAGAAACGTTGGTAACGATAGCTTTCTGAGGGTTTTATTCTGGCAGTTTCATAATTTCCGAATGCTCCTGGGAAGTGACCTACTTTTATTCAGTAATGAGAAGTATGTTGCTGTGAGCTTACATTTATGGGATGTCACACGACAG GTCACACCTTTAACTTGGCTTGATGCTTGGCTTGACAATGTTATGGCAAGTGTACCGGAGTTGGCCATATGTTATCATCACAATGGTGTTGTTCAGGGATATGAGCTTTTAAAAACTGATGACATTTTTCTCCTTAAAGGGATATCAGAGGATGGAACCCCTGCGTTTCATCCGTATGTTGTCCAACAAAATGGTCTGTCTGTTTTGAGGTTTCTTCAGGATAATTGCAAGCAGGATCCGGGAGCTTATTGg CTTTATAAAGGTGCTGGTGAAGATGATATACAACTTTTTGATCTTTCTGTTATTCCGAAAAACCACTCATCCAACAGTAGTGATGATGCTTCAAGTTCCATGCCGTCGTTAATCAGTGGTGGTAGAAGTGATGCAGTATATTCCCTGGGAATTCTTCTCTATCGAATTGCTCACAGGCTTTCACTCTCAATG GCTGCTAAAAATAGGGCTAGGTGTGTGAGGTTCTTTAGACAGTGTTTGGAGTTCCTAGATGACTCTGACCATCTG GCGGTACGTGCAATTGCTCATGAACAATTTGCGAGGCTGATTTTAAATTATGACGATGAGTTGAAATTAACTCCCGAGTCTCTAGCTGTAGAATGTGAACTATCTGTTACTGAAGCCAAGGAATCGTCTTTGGATGGTGAAAACAGTAATTCTGAACTTGTTGCCCATGAAATGTTTGATGTGCATGCTGATGGCAAATCCGGTGAACATGTGAAAATAACTGAACACTTGGAATCAGGAGGTCCTGCGAAGATGGTTTCTGAAGCTCACAATCCTGTTTCTGGGGAGTTAATACCAGTCGGCAACACAGAATTGAGCAACCAACGAGGAGTTGAACCATGTTTGTCTTCTGATGTTAGGTCTTCAGTACGCGAAGTATGTCCAGTTTCCCCACCTGTGGTTCAGACTGTTGCTGATCCAATCTCATCCAAGTTAGCTGCTGTACATCATGTTTCCCAAGCCATCAAGTCTTTGAGATGGATGAGGCAGATTCAGAGCTCTGAACCAGAGATGATGGATCAACTCAATAATAATCATGATAGTCCATCGTCACCTTTTAATGTTTCAGTATGTGCTTGTGGAGATTCCGATTGTATTGAAGTTTGCGACATTCGAGAATGGCTTCCAACGTCCAAGTTGGATCATAAGTTGTGGAAACTTGTTCTTTTGCTTGGAGAATCTTATTTGGCACTAGCAGAAGCATATAAAGAGGATGGCCAACTTTATCAAGCCTTAAAGGTTATACAGTTGTCATGTTCTGTTTATGGATCAATGCCTTCACATCTTGAAGACACAAAGTTTATTTCTTCAATGGCTAGTTACTCATCTTTACAGAGAAAACACATCaatatgaatgaaaatgtgACATGGCTGGATGATAAAGAAGATGAGACATACATTGAAAGGAAGTCTTCTACTTACCTTTTCTGGGCCAAAGCATGGGCATTAGTTGGAGATGTTAAAATTGAGTTCCACAGGATAAAGGGTAAAGAAATCTCAACGGAAGATTTAACAAAACCTGCTACCAGAGAACTGAGAATGTCATCTGAGGTTGTGAAGGAAGTAAAaagattgaagaagaagctgGTGCAGTTGAATCAGAACTGCAGTTCATGTTCCTTGGTAAATTGCAGTTGCCAGAGTGACAGAGCTAGTAGTGGGAACAGTGCAAGTAGTAGTAGTGTAGAGGTGACCATGACTTATGGTAGAAAGCATAGTAAACGACTGTCTTCTAAAACTGCCAATCACTTGCCTGCAAGAGACTCGGGAGACGAGTTCGTTCAAAACAAGGAGAGTAGAAAAGATTCTGACACTGAAGATTTTGAGCACAGTAATTATGGTGGAGACCTGACAGAAACTCTTGAAAATAATAGGACTGGAGTTGAATCCTCAGCTGCTATGAAGTCTAGAAATGTCGAGGGATCTTCAGAGATGGACAAATCATGTTCTAGTGTTGTCTCTCAAACTGAGCTTAATTCTAGGGAAACGGGTAAAGCGAAAATCGGTGGGATATTTGAGTACCTAGCTGAACCTCTAGTTGGAGATGCAGAGCACAATCTATTAGCTTCTTTGAAATGCTATGAAGAAGCTAGAAAAGCATTGTTTAAACTTCCATCTGGTTTGTCGGAGTTACAATctgtgattaaaaagaaagggTGGGTTTGCAATGAATTGGGGCGAATCAGAATTGAAAATAAAGAACTGCATAAAGCTGAACTGGCATTTAGTGATGCTATAGATGCATTCAGAGAAGTTTCAGATCACACCAACATAATATTGATAAACTGTAATTTGGGACATGGCAAACGGGCACTTGCTGAGGAGATGATATCTAAAATGGATAAtcttaaacaacacaatatctTCCAAATTGCGTACAATCATGCATTGGAAACTGCAAAACTGGAATATAAAGAATCCCTTAGATATTACGGGGCAGCTAGGTTAGAACTAAATGCCATTAAAGACGATGCTGATACTGGCACAAATGGCTTAAGGAACGAGGTGCATACACAGTTTGCTCATACTTATCTGCGACTCGGCATGCTTTTGGCAAGAGAAAATACTACAGCTGAAGTTTATGAAAATGTATCATCGGAAAAGACTCATTTAACTCATACCAATTCCCATGGCAGAAAAGCTAAAAAAGATCTAAGAAAGCATGAAATTTCAGCTAATGAGGCCATCAGGGAAGCATTATCTGTGTACGAGTCCCTGGGGGAGCTACGCAAACAGGAGGCTGCATATGCTTACTTCCAGTTGGCTTGTTATCAGAGAGACTGCTGTTTGAAATTTATGAATTCCAGCAGTAAGAGGAATGCATTGGCAAAAGGTGAAAACAGCATGGTGCAACGAATCAAGCAGTATGCATCTCTTGCAGAGAGGAACTGGCAAAAAGCCATGGACTTCTATGGCCCCAAAACACATTCTAACATGTATTTAACCATTCTGATGGAGAGATCAGCTCTTTCATTTAGCGTTTCAAGCCATTTACACTCCAACGTG ATGCTGGAGTCAGCTTTGGCTCATATGCTTGAAGGACGCCATGTTTCAGATAGAAATGCGGACACTTTCAGTACTAGCTATCCTGAACTTCATGCAAAATATTGGAGACAGTTGCAGGGGCTGTTGAAGAAAATGTTGGCCACCGTGCTTTCGTCGAGTGCAAATAAATCTCTCTGCCAACCATCTTCAACGTCGAGCAAATTTGGTGATAGTCAAAAGATCAAGGAATTGTACAAGATGTCCCTGAAGGGTACTGACATGGTCCAACTGCATACCATGCACACCTTGTGGACAACATGA
- the LOC11434478 gene encoding subtilisin-like protease SBT3.17 codes for MNISSLRPFSFFVIFALLPLIIIAIAMSDSTPKPIDSDSSSSSAPAVHIIYTEKPLEEEPESYHIRTLTAVLGSEEAAKDALLYSYKSAASGFSAKLTPHQVEQISKQPGVLQVVPSQTVQLHSGPNKLH; via the exons ATGAACATTTCGTCGTTGAGACCATTCTCGTTCTTTGTCATCTTCGCACTTCTTCCTTTGATTATCATCGCCATCGCCATGTCTGATTCAACACCCAAACCCATCGATTCcgattcttcatcttcttccgcTCCTGCTGTTCACATCATCTACACCGAGAAGCCACTGGAAGAGGAGCCTGAGTCTTATCACATCCGAACCCTCACTGCGGTTCTTGGCAG TGAAGAGGCTGCAAAGGATGCTTTGTTGTACAGTTATAAGTCTGCAGCTAGTGGTTTCTCTGCTAAGCTTACTCCTCACCAAGTTGAACAAATTTCAA AACAACCAGGTGTTCTTCAAGTTGTTCCAAGCCAGACAGTTCAGCTCCATTCAGGACCAAATAAGCTGCACTAG